The following are encoded together in the Lysobacter silvisoli genome:
- a CDS encoding helix-turn-helix transcriptional regulator gives MSEFEVTRLLDTGSVAVRHVLCHGRCRHRSAEECASSTHLVFPYRGLYLRHVGQDQSVADANHALLFNAGEGYQVSHPVTGGDASLVLSVPQPLLRELAPAELLQPRDEVGFRRQSLRIDPRAQALVALLRHGLQHGGIEPLEAESLALTLLCRSLGPRTTHATAATQSRRRLVNRVKVLLAGDPTRRWSLEDIAAEIGGSAVYLTQAFQQVEGLPLYRYHLRLRLARALDLIPRSADMSALALDLGFSSHSHFSAAFKQAYGRTPSAFRRSALAKSA, from the coding sequence ATGTCCGAATTCGAGGTCACCCGCCTGCTCGACACCGGCTCGGTCGCGGTGCGGCATGTGCTGTGCCACGGGCGCTGCCGTCACCGCAGCGCCGAGGAATGCGCGTCCTCGACCCACCTGGTGTTTCCCTACCGCGGCCTGTACCTGCGCCACGTCGGCCAGGACCAGTCGGTGGCCGATGCCAACCACGCGCTGCTGTTCAATGCCGGCGAGGGCTATCAGGTCAGCCACCCCGTCACCGGTGGCGACGCCAGTCTGGTGCTGTCGGTGCCGCAGCCGCTGCTGCGCGAACTCGCGCCGGCCGAACTGCTGCAGCCGCGCGACGAAGTCGGCTTCCGCCGCCAGTCGCTGCGCATCGACCCGCGCGCGCAGGCGCTGGTGGCGCTGCTGCGCCACGGCCTGCAGCACGGCGGCATCGAACCGCTGGAAGCCGAAAGCCTGGCCCTGACCCTGCTCTGCCGCAGCCTGGGCCCGCGCACCACGCACGCCACCGCGGCCACCCAGTCGCGGCGGCGCCTGGTCAACCGGGTCAAGGTGCTGCTGGCCGGCGATCCCACCCGGCGCTGGAGCCTGGAGGACATCGCGGCGGAGATCGGCGGCTCGGCGGTCTACCTCACGCAAGCGTTCCAGCAGGTCGAAGGCCTGCCGCTGTACCGCTACCACCTGCGTCTGCGCCTGGCGCGCGCGCTGGATCTGATACCGCGCAGCGCGGACATGTCGGCGCTGGCGCTGGACCTGGGCTTTTCCAGCCACAGCCACTTCAGCGCCGCCTTCAAGCAGGCCTACGGCCGCACGCCCTCGGCGTTCCGGCGCTCGGCGCTGGCCAAGAGCGCCTGA
- a CDS encoding alpha/beta fold hydrolase translates to MSAAAYFADRRWADTPSGRIAYVERGQGPAALFVHGVLLNGYLWRQQLAELGDARRCIALDLLGHGHTEAAPDQDASVTANAHMLAQFLDALGIDRVDLVGNDSGGGICQIFAALYPQRLRSLTLSNCDAHDNWPPEAFKPFVAMVAAGGLGDTLTAMRADKNVFREALAPAYERPQQVSDATIDAYLGPFLDPQRLRELERFVNAFDCRHTLAIEDGLRRLQTPTLIAWGTDDAYFPLQWAHWLQQTIPGAGQPVEFDGARIFFPEERWQDFNRALRAHWSAHAPVSETTQGAPA, encoded by the coding sequence GTGAGCGCCGCTGCCTACTTCGCCGACCGCCGTTGGGCCGACACGCCCTCGGGCCGGATCGCCTACGTCGAACGCGGCCAGGGCCCGGCCGCACTGTTCGTGCACGGGGTGCTGCTCAATGGCTACCTGTGGCGCCAGCAGCTGGCCGAACTCGGCGACGCGCGCCGTTGCATCGCCCTGGATCTGCTCGGCCACGGCCATACCGAGGCCGCGCCCGACCAGGACGCGTCGGTCACCGCCAACGCGCACATGCTGGCGCAGTTCCTGGACGCGCTGGGCATCGACCGCGTCGACCTGGTCGGCAACGACAGCGGCGGCGGCATCTGCCAGATCTTCGCCGCACTGTATCCGCAGCGCCTGCGCAGCCTGACGCTGAGCAACTGTGACGCCCACGACAACTGGCCGCCGGAAGCCTTCAAGCCTTTCGTGGCCATGGTCGCCGCCGGCGGCCTGGGCGATACGCTGACGGCGATGCGCGCCGACAAGAACGTGTTCCGCGAGGCGCTGGCGCCGGCCTACGAGCGGCCGCAACAGGTCAGCGATGCGACCATCGACGCCTACCTGGGCCCGTTCCTGGACCCGCAACGGCTGCGCGAGCTGGAGCGCTTCGTCAACGCCTTCGACTGCCGCCACACCTTGGCGATCGAGGACGGCCTGCGCCGCCTGCAAACGCCGACCCTGATCGCCTGGGGCACCGACGACGCCTACTTCCCGCTGCAGTGGGCGCACTGGCTGCAACAGACCATTCCCGGCGCCGGCCAGCCGGTGGAGTTCGACGGCGCGCGCATCTTCTTCCCCGAGGAACGCTGGCAGGACTTCAACCGCGCCCTGCGCGCGCATTGGAGCGCGCATGCGCCTGTGTCCGAGACCACGCAGGGAGCGCCCGCATGA
- a CDS encoding saccharopine dehydrogenase NADP-binding domain-containing protein — protein sequence MKLDACAPGRIAVYGAYGHTGRFVVAELLRRGWTPVLCGRDADQLQAMAADLPELDWKAAAIDDAAALDRALQGTVGVIHCAGPFLDTGAPLLQAALRAGVPYLDCCAEQRAVLDLARDYDAPARAAGVVAVPAMAFFGGLADLLATAALQGASDAERIDVAVGLDSWHATTGTRLTGQRNQWPRVVVSGGQLTPLASPPPQRLWSFPPPFGEQEALALPLSETVTLSRHLHCDEVHSYMNLAPVRDVRDPDTPLPQAADASGRSAQRFVVDVRVQRQGRVRRALAQGRDIYAVSAPLLVEAMERVLDGRVRGRGVLSPGAAFDARDFLACLSPNAFSVSYPT from the coding sequence ATGAAGCTCGACGCCTGCGCGCCCGGCCGCATCGCGGTGTACGGCGCCTATGGCCACACCGGCCGTTTCGTGGTCGCCGAACTGCTGCGGCGCGGCTGGACGCCGGTGCTGTGCGGGCGCGATGCGGACCAGCTGCAGGCGATGGCCGCCGACCTGCCCGAGCTGGATTGGAAGGCGGCCGCCATCGACGACGCCGCGGCGCTGGACCGCGCACTGCAGGGCACGGTCGGCGTGATCCATTGCGCCGGCCCGTTCCTGGACACCGGCGCGCCGCTGCTGCAAGCGGCGCTGCGCGCCGGCGTGCCCTATCTGGACTGCTGCGCCGAGCAGCGCGCGGTGCTCGACCTGGCGCGAGACTACGATGCGCCGGCACGCGCCGCCGGTGTGGTCGCGGTACCGGCCATGGCCTTCTTCGGCGGCCTGGCCGACCTGCTCGCCACCGCGGCCTTGCAGGGCGCCAGCGACGCTGAACGCATCGACGTGGCGGTGGGCCTGGATAGCTGGCACGCCACCACCGGCACTCGCCTCACCGGCCAGCGCAACCAGTGGCCGCGCGTGGTGGTGTCGGGCGGGCAGCTCACGCCCCTGGCCAGTCCGCCGCCGCAACGCCTGTGGTCGTTTCCGCCGCCGTTCGGCGAGCAGGAAGCGCTGGCCCTGCCGCTGTCGGAAACCGTGACCTTGTCGCGGCACCTGCACTGCGATGAAGTGCATTCCTACATGAACCTGGCGCCGGTGCGCGACGTACGCGATCCGGACACGCCGCTGCCGCAGGCCGCCGACGCCAGCGGGCGCTCGGCGCAACGTTTCGTCGTCGACGTGCGCGTGCAGCGACAGGGCCGCGTGCGCCGCGCCTTGGCTCAGGGCCGCGACATCTACGCCGTCAGCGCGCCGCTGCTGGTGGAGGCGATGGAGCGCGTCCTCGACGGACGCGTGCGCGGGCGGGGGGTGCTGTCGCCGGGGGCGGCGTTCGATGCGCGCGACTTTCTGGCCTGTTTGTCGCCGAACGCGTTCTCGGTGAGTTACCCGACCTGA
- a CDS encoding sterol desaturase family protein, which yields MDRVVLQSRSARAVERWAHPLLLAALFALWWALGHNDPATLMIFPATLIVAAALEAWVPAQPQWHLGVMAQLRLWGVYALALLASALMLNAYESLLVPALSGLRDAGGGNLWPDRWPLPLQVALLFFAADLLYYWAHRAIHRWAWLWRATGHGFHHGFHNLHAINAGSNHPFEVVLLILPLLLLASVTDAPPLAVDAAGMLLVANAVLAHANVSMRTPGFSWLVTSSNHHRRHHSAVFEDSNTNYACNAIVWDRLFGTYSEGPVAQTGIGPSQPGLWRMYLLPFREPGDADTVASRAQERGER from the coding sequence ATGGACCGTGTGGTACTGCAATCGCGCAGCGCTCGCGCCGTCGAGCGCTGGGCGCATCCCCTGCTGCTGGCCGCACTGTTCGCGCTGTGGTGGGCGCTGGGCCATAACGATCCGGCCACGCTGATGATCTTTCCGGCCACCCTGATCGTTGCCGCGGCGCTGGAGGCCTGGGTGCCGGCGCAACCGCAATGGCATCTGGGCGTCATGGCGCAACTGCGGCTGTGGGGCGTGTACGCACTGGCCTTGCTGGCCTCGGCCCTGATGTTGAACGCTTATGAGTCGCTGCTGGTGCCCGCGCTGTCCGGCCTGCGCGACGCGGGCGGCGGCAATCTGTGGCCCGACCGCTGGCCGCTGCCGCTGCAGGTCGCGCTGCTGTTCTTCGCCGCCGACCTGCTCTATTACTGGGCGCATCGTGCGATCCACCGCTGGGCCTGGCTGTGGCGCGCCACCGGGCACGGTTTCCATCACGGCTTCCACAACCTGCACGCGATCAACGCCGGCAGCAACCATCCTTTCGAAGTGGTGCTGCTGATCCTGCCGCTGTTGCTGCTGGCCAGCGTCACCGACGCGCCGCCGCTGGCGGTGGACGCGGCCGGCATGCTGCTGGTGGCCAACGCCGTGCTCGCCCACGCCAACGTGAGCATGCGCACGCCGGGGTTCTCCTGGCTGGTCACCAGCAGCAATCACCATCGCCGCCACCATTCGGCGGTGTTCGAGGACAGCAACACCAACTACGCCTGCAACGCCATCGTCTGGGACCGGTTATTCGGCACCTACAGCGAAGGGCCGGTGGCGCAGACCGGTATCGGGCCCAGTCAGCCGGGGCTGTGGCGGATGTACCTGCTGCCGTTTCGTGAGCCGGGGGATGCGGATACGGTGGCGTCGCGGGCGCAGGAGCGCGGCGAGCGCTGA
- a CDS encoding DUF5916 domain-containing protein, with amino-acid sequence MNLQRIAHRGPRRPSFAVVVRSAWLVLALSVSAPAMAAIVVDGRLDEAEWAQAQRYDRFLVTEPFRLDPPPHGATTVAKLVSTPQGIAVAFEAAQPSALPRVKPRLQRDQPRAADRVNVSIDFDGDARNAYSFSVDLSGSIQDGVVDSERLLSLDWDTDWTWAVDEDEQGWRAELLIPWSVAPMRGSDSERRKVRVYFSRTLGASGEVLAYPAVSPERGRFVSGFEELEIAQYRASLLRVWPYLTARRDFVGQRSQYQAGLDLFWKPSPSFQLSAALNPDFGQVESDDLVISFDAVETFYSDKRPFFTENQSAFNLTTPDAGRLIHTRRIGAAADDGSGAAEIDAAVKLNGSLGRMGYGVLAASERGHAGRDFYAARLQYPLRPGLNLGWLGTYAHRPYLDREAQVQALDMNWRRGDELILDAQVLTSAIAQAGSRRSGQGAWLRINWVPSERWDYELEATHFGRDFDFNDLGFQRRGNLNELELTAAYEHPIAAPESRLAGTGWVGELMLRSNDSGLRLPVWLRLGHRLDFRSGNRLYLETNLIGAGWDDLISRGHGPLRRRDRYDFEATFTSRRYGAWAFEAALLGVPVGLGSRQDWTTRWLANWYPADTFNASLEFAPSASGDWLVWESGELFGRYGRRGESVALGMNWFPARKHELRLKSEWVAIRADAGRRYRLTPGGGLVATGETRPDFDVNSFGLQLRYRYEFGPQSELFLAYSRGGFRRSQRERGDTFDLLDDALALRDSDQLLAKLRYRF; translated from the coding sequence CCGGCGATGGCGGCGATCGTGGTCGACGGACGCCTGGACGAAGCCGAATGGGCGCAGGCGCAGCGCTACGACCGCTTCCTGGTCACCGAGCCCTTCCGCCTGGACCCGCCGCCGCACGGCGCGACCACCGTGGCCAAGCTGGTGTCGACGCCGCAAGGTATCGCGGTGGCGTTCGAGGCCGCGCAGCCCAGCGCGCTGCCGCGGGTCAAGCCGCGGTTGCAGCGCGATCAGCCGCGCGCCGCGGATCGGGTCAACGTCAGCATCGATTTCGACGGCGATGCCCGCAACGCGTATAGCTTCTCTGTCGATCTGTCGGGCTCGATCCAGGACGGCGTGGTCGACAGCGAGCGCCTGCTGAGCCTGGATTGGGACACCGACTGGACCTGGGCAGTGGACGAGGACGAGCAGGGCTGGCGGGCGGAGCTGCTGATTCCTTGGTCGGTCGCGCCCATGCGCGGCAGCGACAGCGAGCGGCGCAAGGTGCGCGTGTACTTCAGCCGCACCTTGGGCGCCAGCGGCGAGGTGCTGGCGTATCCGGCGGTATCGCCGGAGCGCGGACGCTTCGTGTCCGGCTTCGAGGAACTGGAAATTGCGCAGTACCGCGCCTCGCTGCTGCGGGTGTGGCCCTACCTGACCGCGCGCCGCGACTTCGTCGGGCAACGCAGCCAGTATCAGGCCGGCCTGGATCTGTTCTGGAAGCCCTCGCCGAGCTTCCAGCTCAGCGCGGCCTTGAATCCCGATTTCGGCCAGGTCGAGTCCGACGATCTGGTCATCAGCTTCGACGCGGTGGAAACTTTCTACAGCGACAAGCGCCCGTTCTTCACCGAAAACCAGAGCGCCTTCAATCTGACCACGCCGGACGCCGGCCGGCTGATCCACACCCGGCGCATCGGCGCGGCCGCGGACGACGGTTCCGGAGCGGCCGAGATCGACGCGGCGGTGAAGCTCAACGGCTCGCTGGGCCGCATGGGCTACGGCGTGCTGGCCGCGTCCGAGCGCGGCCACGCCGGCCGCGACTTCTACGCCGCGCGTCTGCAGTACCCGCTGCGGCCGGGCTTGAATCTGGGCTGGTTGGGCACTTATGCGCACCGGCCGTATCTGGACCGCGAGGCGCAGGTGCAGGCGCTGGACATGAACTGGCGGCGCGGCGACGAACTGATCCTCGACGCCCAGGTACTGACCAGCGCGATCGCGCAGGCCGGTTCGCGCCGCAGCGGCCAGGGCGCGTGGCTGCGCATCAACTGGGTGCCGTCGGAGCGTTGGGACTACGAGTTGGAAGCCACCCATTTCGGCCGCGATTTCGACTTCAATGACCTGGGCTTCCAGCGCCGCGGCAACCTCAACGAGTTGGAGCTCACCGCGGCCTATGAGCACCCGATCGCCGCGCCCGAGTCGCGCCTGGCCGGCACCGGCTGGGTCGGCGAGCTGATGCTGCGCAGCAACGACAGCGGCCTGCGATTGCCGGTGTGGCTGCGCCTGGGCCACCGCCTGGACTTCCGCAGCGGCAACCGCCTGTACCTGGAAACCAACCTGATCGGCGCCGGCTGGGACGACCTGATCTCGCGCGGACATGGCCCGCTACGGCGCCGCGACCGCTACGACTTCGAGGCCACGTTCACCAGCCGGCGTTACGGCGCCTGGGCGTTCGAGGCGGCGTTGCTGGGCGTGCCCGTGGGCCTGGGCTCGCGCCAGGATTGGACCACGCGATGGCTGGCGAACTGGTACCCGGCCGACACCTTCAACGCCAGCCTGGAGTTCGCGCCCAGCGCCAGCGGCGATTGGCTGGTGTGGGAGAGCGGCGAGCTGTTCGGCCGCTATGGCCGTCGCGGCGAATCGGTGGCGCTGGGCATGAACTGGTTCCCGGCGCGCAAGCACGAGTTGCGGCTGAAGAGCGAATGGGTGGCGATCCGCGCCGACGCGGGTCGGCGTTATCGCCTGACGCCGGGCGGCGGACTGGTCGCCACGGGGGAGACGCGCCCGGACTTCGACGTCAACAGCTTCGGCCTGCAGCTGCGTTATCGCTACGAATTCGGGCCGCAGTCGGAACTGTTCCTGGCCTATTCGCGCGGCGGCTTCCGCCGCAGCCAGCGCGAGCGCGGGGATACCTTCGATTTGCTGGACGATGCGTTGGCCTTGCGCGATTCGGATCAGCTGTTGGCCAAGTTGCGTTATCGATTCTGA